The following proteins are co-located in the Myroides profundi genome:
- a CDS encoding DUF4269 domain-containing protein, producing the protein MSDINFKELSYLREGNKVQQRIAEVLEQGLVMDKLRKFDPVLIGTFPIDIAVEGSDLDIACCYQNKEEFIQTVQLSFSFIEDYTLTEAEIGGIPTVVVNFTLEEFPVELFAQPRPIEEQNGYRHMLIEYAILNEKGDSFKQEVIKLKKAGIKTEPAFAQLLGLTGNPYDSLLVYGNKELDRYE; encoded by the coding sequence ATGAGTGATATTAATTTTAAAGAGCTGAGTTATCTACGAGAAGGAAACAAGGTACAACAGCGAATAGCTGAGGTACTAGAACAAGGATTAGTAATGGATAAGTTACGTAAGTTTGATCCAGTATTAATCGGTACTTTTCCGATAGATATTGCCGTTGAAGGGAGTGATTTAGATATTGCTTGTTGTTATCAGAATAAAGAGGAGTTTATACAAACCGTACAACTTTCGTTTTCGTTTATAGAAGACTATACTTTGACAGAAGCGGAGATAGGAGGTATACCTACTGTAGTAGTCAACTTTACGTTAGAAGAATTTCCGGTAGAGTTGTTCGCTCAACCTAGACCTATAGAAGAACAAAATGGTTATAGACATATGCTCATTGAATATGCCATCTTAAACGAGAAAGGTGATAGCTTCAAGCAAGAAGTAATAAAGCTGAAAAAAGCAGGGATAAAAACGGAGCCTGCTTTTGCACAGTTATTAGGGTTAACCGGCAATCCTTATGATAGCTTATTAGTTTATGGTAATAAGGAGTTAGATAGATATGAATAA
- a CDS encoding DMT family transporter — protein sequence MKNFIFLAVAIVCEVIGTSALKASEQFSKLGASVLTVLMYAAAFYCLSQTLRTIPVGIAYAIWSGVGIVLVTLIAIVLYNQKPDVPAVLGLGLIIAGVVVINVFSKMSAH from the coding sequence ATGAAGAATTTTATCTTTTTAGCAGTAGCTATTGTGTGTGAAGTAATAGGTACTAGTGCTTTAAAAGCATCAGAACAATTTTCTAAATTAGGAGCTAGTGTATTGACAGTATTGATGTATGCGGCTGCATTTTATTGTTTAAGTCAGACTCTTCGCACTATTCCCGTAGGGATAGCGTATGCGATATGGTCAGGAGTAGGTATCGTTTTAGTAACTTTGATAGCGATAGTACTGTATAACCAAAAACCAGATGTACCTGCTGTATTAGGGCTGGGATTGATTATAGCGGGGGTAGTTGTAATCAATGTATTCTCTAAAATGAGTGCACATTAA
- a CDS encoding Crp/Fnr family transcriptional regulator produces the protein MNMLIRLFEQYGYLSPMCKEALEKNTQIFYKRKGEYLLKKGQLSGSLYVLEEGFVRGFYMHNDQEIDVWFAFEQTIMGSTYQMYKSKASLEFIQCMEDCVVHAIPNQVIFRFFKEYPELNLILRRSTEDYCLQLEDRAFQLQTMSATERYHRLLKDLGSDVNRIPLGNIASYLGISQETLSRIRRI, from the coding sequence ATGAATATGTTAATTAGATTATTCGAGCAATATGGGTATTTATCACCAATGTGTAAAGAGGCTTTGGAGAAAAATACTCAGATATTTTATAAGAGAAAAGGGGAGTACTTACTAAAAAAAGGACAACTGTCAGGTAGTCTTTATGTTTTAGAAGAAGGCTTTGTGCGTGGATTCTATATGCATAATGATCAAGAGATAGATGTATGGTTTGCTTTTGAACAAACGATCATGGGATCTACTTATCAGATGTATAAGAGCAAGGCTTCTCTTGAGTTTATACAATGTATGGAAGACTGTGTGGTACATGCGATTCCAAACCAAGTTATATTTCGCTTTTTTAAAGAATATCCTGAGTTGAACTTGATTTTAAGACGCTCTACAGAAGATTATTGTTTACAGTTAGAAGATAGAGCTTTTCAACTACAGACCATGTCTGCTACAGAGCGATACCACAGATTATTAAAAGATCTAGGGAGTGATGTGAATAGAATTCCTTTAGGAAATATCGCATCTTATCTAGGGATCTCCCAAGAAACACTGAGCAGAATCAGAAGAATTTGA
- a CDS encoding GNAT family N-acetyltransferase — translation MKEIIETDRVIIRPLEEGDVEGILALDGDIRVLEFLGKKPIGTKEEALGVIRFIRQQYEDFGIGRWAVIEKETNTFIGWTGFKYLKDGPSGVAEYLDLGYRFIYEAWGKGYATEAAEACLVYADKYLTTLPIHASSEVGNDGSRHVLEKVGFKVVDTFLDEGVPNFWYIRLKK, via the coding sequence ATGAAAGAAATAATAGAGACTGATAGAGTGATAATTCGCCCTTTAGAAGAAGGAGATGTAGAGGGAATATTGGCTTTAGACGGAGATATCCGAGTGTTAGAGTTCTTAGGTAAGAAACCGATAGGGACTAAAGAAGAGGCGCTAGGTGTAATCAGATTTATTCGTCAGCAATACGAAGACTTCGGCATCGGAAGATGGGCTGTGATAGAGAAAGAAACGAATACTTTTATCGGGTGGACAGGATTTAAGTATTTAAAAGACGGACCTAGTGGAGTGGCAGAATACTTAGATTTAGGATACCGCTTTATCTACGAGGCATGGGGTAAGGGATATGCTACTGAGGCTGCAGAAGCATGCTTAGTATATGCAGACAAATATTTGACAACATTACCAATACATGCTAGTTCTGAAGTAGGGAATGACGGCTCTAGACATGTGTTAGAAAAAGTAGGTTTTAAAGTAGTCGATACATTTTTAGATGAAGGTGTGCCAAATTTTTGGTATATTAGACTTAAGAAATAA
- a CDS encoding AAA family ATPase → MNIPRFYIFTGGPGSGKTTLLHALEVQGYTVMPEVGRAIIQREQALGSDVLPWENKQLFCEAMLSQSIYDYEHCITDEVILWDRGILDSIGYAVLEGLDISEAQHSIASSLPYMPTVFILPPWEEIYTQDKERKQDMEVARATYETMKTTYQRYGYNLIEVPKGTVDERVTFVMNQLKKEENERNNRD, encoded by the coding sequence ATGAACATACCACGATTCTATATATTTACAGGAGGCCCAGGTAGCGGAAAAACGACGTTACTTCATGCCTTAGAAGTTCAAGGATATACCGTAATGCCTGAAGTGGGGAGGGCTATTATCCAGCGCGAACAAGCTTTGGGTAGTGATGTACTGCCTTGGGAGAATAAACAATTATTTTGTGAAGCGATGTTGTCTCAGTCTATTTATGATTATGAACATTGTATAACGGATGAGGTTATATTATGGGACAGAGGGATACTCGATAGCATAGGCTATGCCGTATTAGAAGGATTAGATATAAGTGAGGCACAGCATAGTATCGCCTCCAGTCTTCCCTATATGCCAACTGTCTTTATCTTACCTCCATGGGAAGAAATATATACGCAAGACAAAGAGCGCAAACAGGATATGGAGGTAGCTAGGGCAACTTATGAGACAATGAAAACAACGTATCAACGATATGGTTATAATCTAATAGAGGTACCTAAAGGGACAGTAGATGAACGCGTAACCTTCGTAATGAATCAATTAAAGAAAGAAGAAAATGAAAGAAATAATAGAGACTGA
- a CDS encoding class I SAM-dependent methyltransferase, whose translation MDTNNNYIEINKKTWNEKVALHVDSEFYNMKDFLAGETSLNEIELNLLGDVRGKKILHLQCHFGQDTLSLARMGADVTGVDLSDKAVEKGSELAQQLGLDARFICSDVYKLPEVLEEQFDIVYTSYGVIGWLPDMNKWAEVVSKFVKPGGKFVFVEFHPLIWMYDYDFTKIEYSYFNIEPIVETETGTYADKTADAEFGSVSWNHSIADVVQGLVNNQLQINTFEEHNYSPYPCFNQVVEIAPKKYQIKPFGDKAPLVYAIVARK comes from the coding sequence ATGGATACAAATAATAACTATATAGAGATCAATAAAAAAACTTGGAATGAGAAGGTGGCTTTGCACGTAGATTCTGAGTTCTATAATATGAAAGATTTTTTGGCAGGGGAGACTTCTCTAAATGAGATAGAGTTAAACTTGTTAGGAGATGTTAGAGGGAAGAAGATTCTTCATTTACAATGTCACTTTGGACAAGATACGCTTTCGTTAGCTAGAATGGGAGCAGATGTAACAGGTGTAGATCTGTCTGATAAAGCTGTAGAAAAGGGGAGTGAACTAGCTCAACAGTTAGGACTAGATGCTCGATTTATTTGTAGTGATGTGTATAAATTACCAGAGGTGTTAGAAGAGCAGTTTGATATCGTATATACCAGTTATGGAGTGATAGGTTGGTTACCAGATATGAATAAATGGGCTGAGGTAGTTTCTAAGTTTGTCAAACCAGGAGGTAAGTTTGTTTTTGTAGAGTTTCATCCTTTAATTTGGATGTATGACTACGATTTTACTAAGATAGAGTACTCTTATTTTAATATAGAGCCTATCGTAGAGACAGAGACAGGTACCTACGCAGATAAGACTGCTGATGCTGAGTTTGGTAGTGTAAGTTGGAATCACAGTATCGCTGATGTTGTGCAGGGATTGGTTAATAATCAATTGCAAATAAATACCTTCGAAGAACATAACTATTCTCCTTACCCTTGTTTTAATCAGGTGGTAGAGATAGCACCTAAGAAGTATCAGATTAAACCTTTTGGGGATAAAGCTCCTTTAGTATATGCTATCGTAGCAAGGAAGTAA
- the arsB gene encoding ACR3 family arsenite efflux transporter, whose translation MKFLDRYLTLWIFLAMILGVGVGYFFPRIQDLMASVSIGSTNIPLAIGLIVMMYPPLAKVDYNLLPKVFEDKKALTSSLLLNWVIGPVLMFVLAIIFLRDQPDYMIGVILIGLARCIAMVLVWNDLAKGNKEYAAMLVALNSVFQVLFYSVYVWLFINVLPAKLGLAAYDVHIEISEVIQSVLIYLGIPFLAGFLSRKYLVKYKGEQWYNHRFIPRISPFTLYALLFTILLMFSFKGQQVVELPMEVIQVGIPLVIYFVLMFVISFWLNYRMKLPYDHNAAIAFTASGNNFELAIAIAIAVFGIHSPQAFVGVIGPLVEVPVLIALVRLSLYWQKKYYQK comes from the coding sequence ATGAAATTTTTAGATCGCTACCTTACCCTTTGGATATTTTTGGCCATGATATTAGGTGTTGGCGTCGGTTATTTCTTTCCCCGCATTCAAGATCTTATGGCATCGGTGTCTATTGGGAGTACGAATATCCCTCTAGCGATAGGGTTGATTGTGATGATGTATCCTCCATTAGCTAAGGTGGATTATAACTTATTACCAAAAGTGTTTGAAGATAAAAAGGCATTGACTTCATCCTTACTACTGAATTGGGTGATTGGCCCTGTTCTTATGTTTGTGTTGGCTATTATTTTCTTGAGGGATCAACCTGACTATATGATAGGAGTGATTCTAATCGGATTGGCTAGATGTATAGCGATGGTTTTGGTTTGGAATGATTTGGCAAAAGGAAATAAAGAATATGCTGCTATGTTAGTAGCTCTGAATAGTGTATTTCAAGTACTTTTTTACAGTGTATATGTATGGCTTTTTATTAATGTACTACCTGCCAAATTAGGTTTGGCTGCTTATGATGTACATATAGAGATAAGTGAAGTGATACAGAGTGTCTTGATTTACTTAGGAATTCCATTTTTAGCAGGCTTCTTAAGTCGAAAATACTTGGTGAAATACAAAGGAGAGCAGTGGTATAATCACAGGTTTATTCCACGTATATCACCTTTTACCTTGTATGCTTTATTGTTTACGATACTGTTGATGTTCTCTTTTAAAGGACAGCAAGTTGTAGAATTACCGATGGAAGTGATACAAGTAGGTATTCCTTTAGTCATTTATTTTGTATTGATGTTTGTCATCAGTTTTTGGCTGAACTATCGTATGAAATTACCTTATGATCACAATGCTGCTATCGCTTTCACTGCTTCTGGAAACAACTTTGAATTAGCTATTGCCATTGCTATTGCAGTCTTTGGAATACATTCTCCCCAAGCATTTGTGGGAGTGATAGGACCTTTGGTAGAAGTACCTGTTTTAATTGCTCTAGTGAGATTAAGCTTGTATTGGCAAAAGAAATATTATCAAAAATAA
- a CDS encoding DUF6428 family protein yields the protein MKLSEVKQVLATMQDVVFKLEDGNSVPSHFHITEVGQIDKNFIDCGGTVRKEQKVSFQLWLADDYDHQLKAEKLLQIINLSERLLQIQDAEVEVEYQQATIGKYNLGFDTTNKHFVLQNTLTACLAEDACGIPVSKPKVALSSLKVESCCSPSSGCCSDEK from the coding sequence ATGAAATTATCAGAAGTAAAACAAGTGTTAGCAACCATGCAAGACGTGGTATTTAAATTAGAAGACGGTAATAGTGTGCCCTCGCATTTTCATATTACAGAAGTAGGTCAGATTGATAAAAACTTTATTGACTGTGGAGGTACTGTACGAAAAGAGCAGAAAGTGAGTTTCCAGTTGTGGTTAGCAGATGATTACGATCATCAACTGAAAGCTGAGAAGCTATTGCAGATTATTAATTTGTCTGAGCGTTTATTACAGATTCAAGATGCTGAAGTAGAGGTAGAATACCAACAGGCTACTATAGGTAAGTATAATCTTGGTTTTGATACAACTAATAAGCACTTTGTATTACAAAATACCTTGACAGCGTGTTTAGCAGAAGATGCATGTGGTATACCTGTATCTAAACCTAAAGTAGCTCTGTCTTCTTTAAAAGTAGAATCTTGTTGTTCACCTAGTAGCGGTTGTTGTTCGGATGAGAAATAA
- a CDS encoding ArsR/SmtB family transcription factor, which yields MGITKAELFSEKKNRLASMFKVLAHPARLAILQYIINQKACICNDLVEELGLAQATISQHLKELKNSGLIKGSIEGKSVCYCIDDNVWNEFAQEFGLFFAQSIQNNECC from the coding sequence ATGGGAATTACAAAAGCAGAATTGTTTAGCGAGAAAAAGAATCGATTAGCGAGTATGTTTAAAGTATTAGCGCATCCAGCTAGATTAGCTATTCTTCAATACATCATTAATCAGAAAGCCTGTATCTGTAATGACTTAGTAGAAGAATTAGGTCTTGCACAAGCAACTATATCTCAACATCTGAAAGAGTTAAAAAACAGTGGTCTTATTAAGGGAAGTATAGAAGGGAAGTCTGTCTGTTATTGTATAGATGATAATGTATGGAATGAATTTGCTCAAGAATTTGGGTTATTCTTTGCACAATCTATTCAAAACAACGAATGCTGCTAA
- a CDS encoding transposase, with translation MDKNNKIYRSPSNRAQWWDYSNNGTYFITICTKNRINYFGTILQGETILNSLGQSVLRCWNDIPIYHPYVILDTFIIMPNHIHGILHINNINTFDNNCALKKECKVTSSSLGSIVRGFKVGVKKEAYRLNIPFFWQPRYHDHIIRTAESYIKIANYIIMNPITWEQDKFYNDL, from the coding sequence ATGGATAAAAACAATAAAATATATAGAAGCCCTTCTAATAGGGCTCAATGGTGGGATTACAGTAATAATGGTACTTATTTTATTACGATATGTACGAAAAATAGAATTAATTACTTTGGAACAATTCTACAAGGAGAAACAATCTTAAACTCATTAGGACAAAGCGTCCTAAGATGTTGGAATGATATTCCTATTTATCATCCTTATGTTATTCTTGATACCTTTATTATAATGCCTAATCATATACATGGTATTCTACATATCAACAACATCAACACATTTGATAACAACTGTGCACTAAAAAAAGAATGTAAAGTTACTTCTAGCAGTTTAGGCTCTATAGTAAGAGGATTTAAAGTAGGAGTTAAAAAAGAAGCTTACAGACTAAATATTCCTTTTTTCTGGCAACCAAGATATCATGATCATATTATACGAACCGCTGAATCTTATATAAAGATTGCTAATTATATTATAATGAACCCAATAACTTGGGAACAAGATAAATTCTATAATGATCTATAA
- a CDS encoding NAD-dependent succinate-semialdehyde dehydrogenase, whose protein sequence is MSTQIKSSIKTINPTTGKEEKVYPVMSPEEIDRILAKADKTFLTWGKTTIKERAAIIHKVAETFRARKEELGALITREMGKLHSEGIGEVLLCADIFDFYATNAETLLADEKIKTPHGEAFISKEPIGTILSVQPWNFPFYQITRSAAPNLMAGNTMVLKHASNIPQCAEIMEVIFKECGLPDGVYTNLFVPGTSIEAIIGDPRVKAVAFTGSEPAGSSVAAAAGKYIKKTTLELGGSDAFVVLDDADLKKAIKGAVEGRLWNAGQVCVSPKRLIVDKKLAKAFIEGVTEQVKQTKVGDPMSADTQLAPLSSEKAREDVLKQVKKAVEQGAKLVYGGNKLGREGWFMEPTILTGIKKGMDAYSEEIFGPVFMIYEVENEAEAIALANDTDYGLGGSVFTENKERGVKVARQIATGMVYINHVTGISPELPFGGTKKSGYGREQAKYGIHEFVNEKLIRVTDIDKAY, encoded by the coding sequence ATGAGTACACAGATAAAATCAAGTATTAAGACAATCAACCCAACTACGGGAAAAGAAGAAAAAGTATATCCAGTGATGTCACCTGAAGAAATAGATAGAATCTTAGCTAAAGCGGATAAGACCTTTCTGACATGGGGCAAGACTACGATAAAAGAAAGAGCAGCTATTATTCATAAAGTAGCAGAAACTTTCAGAGCACGTAAGGAAGAGCTAGGAGCTTTAATCACTCGTGAGATGGGTAAACTACACAGTGAAGGAATAGGAGAAGTGCTATTATGTGCGGATATCTTTGACTTCTATGCTACTAATGCAGAAACCTTATTAGCAGATGAAAAGATAAAAACGCCTCATGGAGAAGCATTTATCAGTAAAGAACCCATAGGTACTATTCTTAGTGTACAGCCATGGAACTTCCCATTCTATCAGATTACTCGTTCTGCTGCTCCTAATCTTATGGCAGGGAATACGATGGTGTTAAAACATGCTTCTAATATTCCTCAGTGTGCAGAGATTATGGAGGTGATTTTTAAAGAATGTGGTCTACCTGATGGGGTATACACTAATCTATTTGTACCAGGAACATCTATAGAAGCAATTATCGGTGATCCTAGAGTGAAAGCTGTAGCATTTACAGGAAGTGAGCCAGCAGGATCAAGTGTAGCTGCCGCAGCAGGTAAATATATTAAGAAAACGACACTAGAGTTAGGAGGTAGTGATGCTTTCGTCGTACTAGATGATGCAGATCTTAAGAAAGCAATTAAGGGTGCTGTAGAAGGTCGACTATGGAATGCTGGTCAAGTATGTGTATCGCCTAAACGTCTTATAGTAGATAAGAAATTAGCTAAGGCGTTTATTGAGGGAGTAACTGAACAAGTAAAGCAAACAAAAGTAGGGGATCCTATGTCAGCTGATACTCAGTTAGCACCTCTAAGTAGTGAGAAAGCTAGAGAAGATGTATTAAAACAAGTGAAGAAAGCTGTAGAACAAGGCGCTAAGTTAGTCTATGGCGGGAATAAACTAGGCAGAGAGGGATGGTTTATGGAACCAACTATTCTAACAGGTATCAAAAAAGGGATGGATGCCTATAGCGAAGAAATCTTCGGTCCTGTATTCATGATTTATGAAGTAGAGAACGAGGCAGAGGCTATCGCATTAGCTAATGATACAGATTATGGATTAGGCGGTAGTGTATTCACAGAGAATAAAGAAAGAGGAGTGAAGGTCGCTCGTCAGATTGCTACCGGAATGGTGTATATCAACCATGTGACAGGTATCTCACCAGAATTACCTTTTGGTGGTACGAAGAAGTCAGGGTATGGTAGAGAACAAGCGAAATACGGTATCCATGAATTCGTCAATGAGAAATTGATCAGAGTAACTGATATAGATAAAGCTTATTAG
- a CDS encoding DUF6660 family protein, giving the protein MKQFNNILNLFLSLVFLAISFYPCADSYVDLNITQSTESIHLTSLQQADSDIDHLDVCSPLCSCSCCAVSLTVAEVINVIDLSSVKHNHKIPSYHKDAVIRMEYPIWQPPKIVA; this is encoded by the coding sequence ATGAAACAATTCAACAACATATTAAACTTATTTCTTTCGTTAGTTTTTCTAGCGATAAGTTTCTATCCTTGTGCGGATAGTTATGTTGATTTGAATATTACTCAAAGTACAGAATCTATACACTTAACTTCTTTACAACAGGCTGACTCTGATATAGACCACTTAGATGTGTGCTCTCCATTGTGTAGTTGTTCTTGTTGTGCAGTTTCTTTAACTGTGGCAGAAGTCATTAATGTAATAGACCTTTCTTCTGTAAAACACAACCACAAAATCCCTTCATATCACAAAGATGCTGTGATTAGAATGGAGTACCCTATTTGGCAACCACCTAAGATAGTTGCTTAA